Proteins encoded together in one Gemmatimonadetes bacterium T265 window:
- a CDS encoding glycerophosphoryl diester phosphodiesterase: MILLDPDARLVIAHRGDSAHAPENTIESFTRAVAAGVHALEFDCRASSDGVAVVIHDAALDRTTDARGPVRARSAAALGEIDAGAAFSADGGRTRPYAGRGIGIPTLGAVLDGFPEVPVLIEVKEYAACDAVRATLDRHAALGRAVVASFLDNVMGYFRATPYPTAAAQTDVARLLRAAVIGGRVEPSYRAASVPPTYRGLPLPLGRFARLLRPSGVPVHVWTVDDPRTATRLWNVGVSGMVSNDPARVLGALSSAGVRGNV; encoded by the coding sequence GTGATCCTGCTCGACCCGGACGCGCGCCTCGTGATCGCCCACCGCGGCGACTCGGCGCACGCGCCCGAGAACACGATCGAGAGTTTCACGCGCGCCGTCGCCGCGGGCGTGCACGCGCTCGAGTTCGACTGCCGCGCCTCGTCGGACGGCGTCGCCGTCGTCATCCACGACGCCGCCCTCGACCGGACGACGGATGCGCGCGGGCCGGTGCGGGCGCGTTCGGCGGCCGCGTTAGGCGAGATCGATGCGGGGGCGGCGTTCAGCGCGGACGGCGGCCGCACCCGCCCGTACGCGGGGCGGGGGATCGGGATCCCGACGCTCGGCGCCGTCCTCGACGGGTTTCCGGAAGTGCCCGTGCTCATCGAGGTGAAGGAGTACGCCGCGTGCGACGCGGTCCGCGCCACGCTCGACCGGCACGCGGCCCTCGGGCGGGCCGTGGTCGCGTCGTTTCTCGATAACGTGATGGGGTACTTCCGCGCGACGCCGTACCCGACCGCGGCCGCGCAGACCGACGTCGCGCGTCTGCTGCGCGCGGCCGTGATCGGCGGTCGCGTCGAGCCCTCGTACCGTGCGGCGTCCGTGCCGCCGACGTACCGCGGCCTGCCACTACCGCTCGGGCGATTCGCCCGGCTCCTGCGTCCGTCGGGCGTGCCCGTCCATGTTTGGACGGTCGACGACCCGCGCACGGCGACCCGGCTCTGGAACGTCGGCGTGAGCGGGATGGTCTCGAATGACCCCGCGCGCGTACTCGGCGCGCTGTCGTCGGCGGGCGTCCGCGGCAACGTTTGA
- a CDS encoding UPF0102 protein yields the protein MLYDARVADPAISPRAPATARDARHALGVYGERVAERWLLARGWRVLARRFRSGHRDVDLVVGRPGLVAFVEVKTRRGPAFGGPLEAVHWRKRRELVRSAEVWIARHGARATAYRFDVIGVAVGSGTPPAIRVRHIADAFQVPAL from the coding sequence GTGCTTTACGATGCGCGCGTGGCCGATCCAGCAATCTCTCCCCGCGCGCCCGCGACGGCGCGCGACGCTCGACACGCGCTCGGCGTCTACGGCGAGCGCGTCGCCGAGCGGTGGCTACTCGCGCGCGGCTGGCGAGTTCTCGCGCGGCGCTTTCGCTCGGGCCATCGCGACGTGGACCTCGTCGTGGGGCGGCCGGGGCTCGTCGCCTTTGTCGAAGTCAAGACGCGGCGCGGCCCGGCGTTCGGCGGCCCGCTCGAGGCGGTCCACTGGCGCAAGCGTCGCGAACTGGTGCGAAGCGCCGAGGTCTGGATCGCGCGCCACGGCGCGCGCGCGACCGCGTATCGGTTCGACGTCATCGGCGTCGCGGTCGGGTCGGGAACGCCGCCGGCGATTCGCGTCCGTCACATCGCCGATGCCTTCCAAGTTCCGGCGTTGTAA
- the alaS gene encoding alanine--tRNA ligase, producing the protein MQAAEIRSRFLDFFARQQHAVRPSASLVPADDPTLLFTNAGMVPFKRVFLGQEEPPTPARRATTAQKCVRAGGKHNDLEQVGHTARHHTFFEMLGNFSFGDYFKRDAIRFAWEFVTADLGIAREHLRVSVFHEDDEARALWREIAGLPDSRIYGLGAKDNFWQMADTGPCGPCTEIYVDLAAVARDYRLPEGALGEWTELDRGEFSVDAFAEGAEAGRFLEIWNLVFMQYDRQADGTLVPLPRPSVDTGAGLERIAAVMQGVTNNFHTDLFAPLLGAVEAAVGKPYRGRESGEIVDGVDPASFRVLADHARAVAFLLADGVFPSNEGRGYVLRRILRRAVRHAYLLGRTSEPTLYRVVETVIATMGDVYPELRMRSEHLVTTTRAEEERFLATIAGGLARFDELAPVHSTQGSTALRGEIDGEEAFRLYDTFGFPIDLTELMANERGYRVDVAGFERALGRQRTQSQDERRSRKLAVSGDALGNLATWERDGVPLDEAGQFVGYQAVSVQTQVAALRDLGGGRVAVLLRESPFYAESGGQVSDRGEIVGDGWRVDVDEVRKVDGRVVALGTARGTPGFGAVLARVPTDRRRDTERNHTATHLLHAALREVLGEHVHQAGSVVEPDRLRFDFTHHGPVRPDQLDEVEAIVNRGIWADAPVQITEKPYAEAVAQGAMALFGEKYGDVVRVVDIPALSTELCGGTHVRHTGEIGLFRITQETGVAAGVRRIVALTGPRAYEHLRARERTLDEVAGVLKAAPDQAVRRAQALVDERRQLERRLEEAQRGGGATQVQTLAAAAVPLGDGVRLVAREVQAPDADALKTLGDAVREQLPDAVGVLGARTDDGKAMLLVVVGDVLRERGVRADEAVRRVAASVGGRGGGKPHMAQAGIPDAGRLSDAIAGAESAVRPLIGVR; encoded by the coding sequence ATGCAAGCCGCCGAGATCCGCTCCCGCTTCCTCGACTTTTTCGCGCGCCAGCAGCACGCCGTGCGCCCGAGCGCGTCGCTCGTGCCCGCGGACGACCCGACCCTGCTGTTCACGAACGCCGGCATGGTCCCGTTCAAGCGCGTCTTCCTTGGGCAGGAGGAGCCGCCGACGCCGGCGCGACGGGCGACGACGGCGCAGAAGTGCGTGCGGGCCGGCGGGAAGCACAACGACCTCGAACAGGTGGGGCACACCGCCCGGCACCACACCTTCTTCGAGATGCTCGGCAACTTCTCGTTCGGCGACTATTTCAAGCGCGACGCGATCCGCTTCGCCTGGGAGTTCGTCACCGCCGACCTCGGGATCGCGCGCGAACACCTGCGCGTCAGCGTGTTCCACGAGGACGACGAGGCGCGCGCGCTCTGGCGCGAGATCGCCGGCCTGCCGGACTCGCGCATCTACGGCCTCGGCGCGAAGGACAACTTCTGGCAGATGGCCGACACGGGCCCGTGCGGGCCGTGCACGGAGATCTACGTCGACCTCGCGGCCGTCGCGCGCGATTACCGGCTGCCGGAAGGCGCGTTGGGCGAGTGGACCGAACTCGACCGCGGCGAGTTCTCGGTCGATGCGTTCGCCGAGGGCGCCGAGGCCGGGCGGTTCCTCGAGATCTGGAACCTCGTCTTCATGCAGTACGATCGGCAGGCGGACGGGACGCTCGTTCCGCTGCCGCGGCCGAGCGTCGACACCGGCGCGGGCCTCGAGCGGATCGCGGCGGTGATGCAAGGCGTGACCAACAACTTCCACACCGACCTCTTCGCGCCGTTGCTCGGGGCGGTCGAGGCGGCTGTGGGGAAGCCCTACCGCGGCCGCGAGTCGGGCGAGATCGTCGACGGCGTCGACCCGGCGTCGTTCCGAGTGCTCGCGGACCACGCGCGTGCGGTCGCGTTCCTCCTCGCCGACGGCGTGTTCCCGTCCAACGAGGGGCGAGGCTACGTGCTACGCCGCATCCTGCGCCGCGCGGTGCGCCACGCCTACCTGTTAGGCCGCACCTCGGAGCCCACGCTGTACCGCGTCGTCGAGACGGTGATCGCGACGATGGGCGACGTCTACCCCGAGCTGCGCATGCGCTCGGAGCATCTCGTGACGACGACGCGGGCCGAAGAGGAACGTTTTCTCGCGACGATCGCCGGCGGGCTGGCGCGCTTCGACGAGCTCGCGCCGGTGCACTCGACGCAGGGCTCGACCGCGTTGCGCGGCGAGATCGACGGCGAGGAGGCGTTCCGGCTGTACGACACGTTCGGCTTCCCGATCGACCTGACCGAGCTGATGGCCAACGAGCGCGGCTACCGGGTCGACGTGGCCGGGTTCGAGCGCGCGCTCGGCCGGCAGCGGACGCAGTCGCAGGACGAGCGCCGCTCGCGCAAGCTGGCCGTCTCGGGCGACGCGCTCGGCAACCTCGCGACCTGGGAGCGCGACGGCGTGCCGCTCGACGAGGCGGGGCAGTTCGTCGGCTACCAGGCGGTGAGCGTGCAGACGCAGGTCGCCGCGCTGCGCGACCTCGGCGGCGGGCGCGTCGCGGTGCTGCTCCGCGAGTCGCCGTTCTACGCCGAGAGCGGCGGGCAGGTGAGCGACCGGGGCGAGATCGTCGGCGACGGCTGGCGCGTCGACGTCGACGAGGTGCGGAAGGTCGACGGGCGCGTCGTGGCGTTAGGCACCGCGCGGGGTACGCCCGGCTTCGGGGCGGTGCTCGCGCGCGTGCCGACCGACCGGCGTCGCGACACGGAGCGCAACCACACCGCGACGCACCTGCTGCACGCCGCGCTGCGCGAGGTGCTCGGCGAGCACGTGCACCAGGCCGGGTCGGTCGTCGAGCCCGACCGGCTCCGCTTCGACTTCACGCACCACGGCCCGGTCCGCCCCGACCAGCTCGACGAGGTCGAGGCGATCGTGAACCGCGGCATCTGGGCCGACGCGCCCGTCCAGATCACCGAAAAGCCGTACGCCGAGGCCGTCGCCCAGGGCGCGATGGCGCTCTTCGGCGAGAAGTACGGCGACGTCGTCCGCGTGGTCGACATTCCCGCGCTCTCGACCGAGCTGTGCGGCGGCACGCACGTGCGGCACACCGGAGAGATCGGCCTGTTCCGGATTACGCAGGAGACCGGCGTCGCGGCGGGCGTGCGGCGGATCGTGGCGCTCACCGGGCCGCGCGCCTACGAGCACCTGCGCGCGCGCGAGCGCACGCTCGACGAGGTCGCCGGCGTGCTCAAGGCCGCGCCGGATCAGGCCGTCCGCCGCGCGCAGGCGCTCGTCGACGAGCGGCGCCAGTTGGAGCGCCGCCTCGAAGAGGCGCAGCGCGGCGGCGGGGCGACGCAGGTGCAGACGCTCGCGGCCGCGGCCGTCCCGCTCGGCGACGGCGTGCGGCTCGTCGCGCGCGAGGTTCAGGCGCCCGACGCCGACGCGCTGAAGACGTTAGGCGACGCGGTGCGCGAGCAGCTCCCCGACGCGGTCGGCGTGCTCGGGGCGCGCACCGACGACGGGAAGGCGATGCTCCTCGTCGTCGTCGGCGACGTGCTACGCGAGCGCGGCGTGCGGGCGGACGAGGCGGTCCGCCGTGTTGCGGCGTCGGTCGGGGGGCGCGGGGGCGGGAAGCCGCACATGGCGCAGGCCGGGATCCCGGACGCGGGCCGGTTGAGCGACGCGATCGCCGGCGCCGAGTCGGCCGTGCGCCCGCTCATCGGCGTGCGCTGA
- the recA gene encoding protein RecA produces the protein MATTVAGEDKKKALNLAIAQIEKNCGKGSIMRMGTDTKVKVESIPTGAINLDAAIGIGGVPRGRITEIYGPESSGKTTLCLHVVANAQRMGGVAAYIDAEHALDMEYARKLGVDVEALLISQPDTGEQALEICDILVRSGAVDVIVIDSVAALVPKAEIEGDMGDSHVGLQARLMSQALRKLTGAISRSKTSVVFINQLREKIGVMFGNPETTTGGKALKFYASVRMDIRRIGPVKDKEDVVGSHVRVKVVKNKVAPPFRQAEFDIMYAEGISHASLVLDIASEAAIIEKSGAWYSYNGQRIGQGRENAKMFLKDNPALMAEVEEKVKGILGITGEVVGEAPEE, from the coding sequence ATGGCGACGACGGTAGCAGGCGAAGACAAGAAGAAGGCGTTGAACCTGGCCATCGCGCAGATCGAAAAGAACTGCGGCAAGGGCTCGATCATGCGCATGGGGACCGACACCAAGGTCAAGGTGGAGTCGATTCCGACGGGCGCGATCAACCTCGACGCGGCGATCGGGATCGGTGGCGTGCCGCGCGGTCGCATCACGGAGATTTACGGGCCGGAGTCGTCGGGCAAGACGACGCTCTGCTTGCACGTCGTCGCGAACGCGCAGCGGATGGGCGGCGTCGCGGCCTACATCGACGCGGAGCACGCGCTCGACATGGAGTACGCACGCAAGCTCGGCGTCGACGTCGAGGCGCTGCTCATCTCGCAGCCCGACACGGGCGAGCAGGCGCTCGAGATTTGTGACATCCTCGTCCGCTCCGGCGCGGTCGACGTCATCGTGATCGACTCCGTCGCGGCGCTCGTCCCGAAAGCGGAGATCGAGGGTGACATGGGCGACAGCCACGTCGGCCTGCAGGCGCGGCTGATGAGTCAGGCGCTCCGGAAGCTGACGGGCGCGATCTCGCGGTCGAAGACGTCGGTGGTCTTCATCAACCAGCTGCGCGAGAAGATCGGCGTCATGTTCGGGAATCCCGAGACGACGACGGGCGGGAAGGCGCTGAAGTTCTACGCGTCGGTGCGGATGGACATCCGGCGCATCGGGCCGGTGAAGGACAAGGAAGACGTGGTCGGTTCGCATGTCCGGGTCAAGGTCGTCAAGAACAAGGTCGCGCCGCCGTTCCGGCAGGCGGAGTTCGACATCATGTACGCCGAAGGGATCAGCCACGCATCGCTGGTGCTCGACATCGCGAGCGAGGCCGCCATCATCGAGAAGTCGGGCGCGTGGTACAGCTACAACGGCCAGCGGATCGGCCAGGGGCGCGAGAACGCGAAGATGTTCCTGAAGGACAACCCGGCCCTCATGGCGGAAGTCGAGGAGAAGGTGAAGGGCATCCTCGGCATCACGGGCGAGGTCGTCGGCGAGGCTCCCGAGGAGTGA
- a CDS encoding beta-ketoacyl-ACP reductase, whose protein sequence is MVVGYRARAADADALVAEIRRGGGRAVACGADLDTPVGCDALVRAAVDAFGGVEIVVINHGIWPAEEVPVAAMDDARWSRTMRADLDSVFWLSRAAAGALGPGGRLILVSSTAGQRGEAYHADYAAAKGAMISFVKSLAVELAPRDVTVNCVAPGWVDTEMTDPAMRDGGRARIAATIPIGRVATAEDVAGPILFLASPLARHVTGEVLNVNGGSVLCG, encoded by the coding sequence GTGGTCGTCGGCTACCGCGCGCGCGCGGCCGACGCGGACGCGTTGGTCGCCGAGATACGACGTGGCGGCGGCCGTGCAGTCGCGTGCGGCGCGGACCTCGACACCCCGGTTGGGTGCGACGCGCTCGTGCGGGCGGCGGTGGACGCGTTTGGCGGGGTCGAGATCGTCGTCATCAACCACGGCATCTGGCCGGCGGAGGAGGTCCCGGTGGCCGCGATGGACGACGCGCGGTGGTCGCGGACGATGCGCGCCGACCTCGACTCGGTGTTCTGGCTCAGCCGGGCCGCGGCGGGCGCACTCGGACCCGGCGGGCGGCTAATCCTCGTCTCCAGCACCGCGGGCCAGCGCGGCGAGGCCTACCACGCCGACTACGCCGCGGCGAAGGGCGCGATGATCAGCTTCGTGAAGTCGCTCGCCGTGGAACTCGCGCCGCGCGACGTGACGGTCAACTGCGTCGCGCCGGGGTGGGTGGACACGGAGATGACCGACCCGGCGATGCGCGACGGCGGACGCGCGCGCATCGCGGCGACGATCCCCATTGGTCGCGTCGCGACGGCGGAAGACGTGGCCGGGCCGATCCTCTTTCTCGCGTCGCCGCTCGCGCGGCACGTGACGGGCGAGGTGCTCAACGTGAACGGCGGCAGCGTGCTGTGCGGGTGA
- a CDS encoding aminopeptidase P family protein yields the protein MTDHRPARLAALVAQLELAHLDAVLLTGLANVRYLTGFAGTSALAVVTRRAEVLLITDFRYQTQAAEQVGGAARVVIEQASLWAGLWQQLPQIAYTEVVGFESAHLLHRDFQRLLEAGSRWSWRPTTDLVEALRERKDADEVSCIRAAGEVATRALARTLDAVRRGMTELAVAGLLEGNLRAAGSEGFPFETIVASGPRAALPHARASDRVLARGDLLLLDFGAVVAGYCADVTRTVVLGPPDERQREVYDVVRTANERAAAAVRPGMSGRQADAIARDLIAARGFGDAFGHSLGHGLGLEVHEAPRLARTADAVLPPRAVVTIEPGVYLPGWGGVRIEDDVHLAPDGPAVLTDFSRELLQIG from the coding sequence GTGACTGACCACCGTCCCGCGCGCCTCGCCGCGCTCGTCGCGCAGCTCGAGCTCGCGCATCTCGACGCGGTCCTGCTCACCGGGCTCGCGAACGTGCGCTACCTGACCGGGTTCGCCGGGACGAGCGCGCTCGCCGTCGTCACGCGCCGCGCCGAAGTGTTGCTGATCACGGACTTTCGCTACCAGACGCAGGCCGCGGAGCAGGTCGGCGGGGCGGCGCGCGTCGTCATCGAGCAGGCGAGCCTGTGGGCGGGCCTGTGGCAGCAGCTGCCGCAGATCGCGTACACCGAAGTCGTCGGGTTCGAGAGCGCGCACCTGCTGCACCGCGACTTCCAGCGGCTGCTCGAGGCGGGGTCGCGGTGGTCGTGGCGCCCGACGACGGACCTCGTCGAGGCGCTCCGGGAGCGCAAGGACGCCGACGAGGTGTCGTGCATCCGGGCCGCGGGCGAGGTCGCGACGCGCGCGCTCGCCCGCACGCTCGACGCGGTTCGCCGCGGGATGACGGAGCTCGCCGTCGCCGGCCTTCTCGAGGGCAACCTGCGGGCCGCGGGCAGCGAAGGGTTTCCGTTCGAGACGATCGTCGCGAGTGGTCCGCGCGCGGCGCTCCCGCACGCGCGGGCGTCGGATCGGGTGCTGGCGCGCGGCGACCTGCTGCTCCTCGACTTCGGTGCGGTCGTCGCCGGTTATTGCGCCGACGTCACCCGCACGGTCGTCCTGGGGCCCCCGGACGAACGGCAGCGCGAGGTCTACGACGTCGTGCGCACGGCCAACGAGCGCGCCGCTGCGGCGGTCCGGCCCGGGATGAGCGGACGACAGGCGGACGCGATCGCACGCGACCTGATCGCCGCGCGCGGCTTCGGCGACGCGTTCGGGCACTCGCTCGGGCACGGGCTCGGCTTGGAAGTGCACGAGGCCCCGCGCCTGGCGCGTACGGCGGACGCCGTCCTCCCACCCCGGGCCGTCGTGACGATCGAGCCGGGCGTGTACCTCCCGGGCTGGGGCGGCGTGCGCATCGAAGACGACGTGCACCTCGCGCCGGACGGTCCGGCCGTGCTGACCGACTTTTCCCGCGAGTTGCTCCAGATCGGCTGA
- the accB gene encoding acetyl-CoA carboxylase, biotin carboxyl carrier protein has protein sequence MIDLRYVKKLIEMLDASSVDSIEISSDKGMKLRIAKTPQQRGGALVAAPLPTIPTMLAGGVAVSGAIGAGMPAPAEAAPAAAAALTAVAAPSPPPAAKGVEITSPMVGTFYGAPEPGAPPYVTVGQRVAKGQVVCIIEAMKIMNEIESEHEGVVTAVLAENSHPVEYGQALYRIDPNG, from the coding sequence ATGATCGATCTCCGCTACGTCAAGAAGCTCATCGAGATGCTGGACGCGTCGTCCGTCGACTCGATCGAGATTTCGTCCGACAAGGGGATGAAGCTCCGCATCGCGAAGACCCCACAGCAGCGCGGCGGGGCGCTCGTCGCCGCGCCGCTTCCGACGATCCCGACGATGCTCGCCGGCGGCGTTGCCGTGTCCGGGGCGATCGGCGCCGGAATGCCGGCGCCGGCCGAGGCGGCGCCGGCGGCGGCCGCCGCGCTGACCGCCGTCGCCGCACCGTCGCCGCCGCCCGCCGCCAAAGGCGTGGAGATCACGTCGCCGATGGTCGGGACCTTCTACGGCGCGCCCGAGCCTGGGGCCCCGCCGTACGTCACCGTCGGCCAGCGCGTCGCGAAAGGGCAGGTGGTCTGCATCATCGAAGCGATGAAGATCATGAACGAGATCGAGAGCGAACACGAGGGCGTGGTAACCGCGGTGCTCGCCGAGAACTCGCACCCGGTCGAGTACGGCCAGGCGTTGTACCGCATTGATCCGAATGGCTGA
- a CDS encoding acetyl-CoA carboxylase biotin carboxylase subunit — protein sequence MFNKVLIANRGEIALRVIRACRELGVETVAVYSEADRESLHVRFADDDVCIGPPPGRESYRNIPRLIAAAEITGADAIHPGYGFLAENAEFAETCAASGIAFIGPTPEQIRTMGDKSAARRAMADVGVPIVPGSPGPVEDPAQAVAFAESIGFPVIIKAAAGGGGKGMRVSYDADDFLRAFQLARSEALGAFGNADVYIEKYLERPRHVEFQVLGDQFGHVIHLGERDCSVQRRHQKLVEEAPSPAMTPELRAAMGDAAVRGAKAIEYVGAGTIEMLLNADGAFYFMEMNTRIQVEHPVTEMLTGVDLVKEQIRVAAGEPLSVRELPPLRGHVIECRVNAEDPARNFQPSPGTITTFHPPGGPGVRLDTHVYAGYTVPPYYDSLIAKLIVQGGDREEALRRMQLALETFIIEGVATTMPFLAVVMQDPQFRAGDVDTKWLERNFDRLRDELAHAEQERADAARVEPRALTHAAR from the coding sequence ATGTTTAACAAGGTCCTGATCGCGAACCGCGGTGAGATCGCGTTGCGCGTGATCCGCGCGTGCCGGGAGCTCGGCGTCGAGACGGTCGCCGTGTACTCGGAAGCGGACCGCGAGTCTCTCCACGTGCGGTTTGCCGACGACGACGTCTGCATCGGCCCGCCGCCCGGGCGCGAGTCGTACCGCAACATCCCGCGCCTGATCGCGGCCGCGGAGATCACCGGCGCCGACGCGATCCACCCGGGGTACGGGTTTCTGGCGGAGAACGCCGAGTTCGCGGAGACGTGCGCGGCGAGTGGGATCGCGTTCATCGGGCCGACGCCGGAGCAGATCCGTACGATGGGCGACAAGTCGGCGGCGCGCCGCGCGATGGCCGACGTCGGCGTGCCGATCGTCCCGGGCTCGCCCGGTCCCGTGGAGGATCCCGCGCAGGCGGTCGCGTTCGCCGAGTCGATCGGCTTTCCCGTGATCATTAAGGCGGCCGCCGGCGGGGGCGGGAAGGGGATGCGCGTGTCGTACGACGCCGACGACTTCCTGCGCGCGTTCCAGCTCGCCCGTTCCGAAGCGTTAGGCGCGTTCGGCAACGCCGACGTGTACATCGAGAAGTATCTCGAGCGCCCGCGCCACGTCGAGTTCCAGGTGCTCGGCGACCAGTTCGGCCACGTGATCCACCTCGGCGAGCGCGACTGCTCGGTGCAGCGGCGTCACCAGAAGCTCGTCGAGGAGGCGCCGTCGCCCGCGATGACGCCCGAGCTGCGCGCCGCCATGGGCGACGCGGCCGTGCGCGGCGCGAAGGCGATCGAGTACGTCGGCGCGGGGACGATCGAGATGCTCCTCAACGCCGACGGCGCGTTCTACTTCATGGAAATGAACACGCGCATCCAGGTCGAGCATCCGGTGACGGAGATGCTCACCGGCGTCGACCTCGTGAAGGAGCAGATCCGCGTCGCCGCGGGCGAGCCGCTCTCGGTGCGCGAACTGCCGCCGCTCCGCGGCCACGTGATCGAGTGCCGCGTGAACGCGGAAGACCCCGCGCGCAACTTCCAGCCGTCGCCGGGGACGATTACGACGTTCCACCCGCCGGGCGGCCCGGGCGTGCGCCTGGACACGCACGTCTACGCGGGCTATACCGTCCCGCCGTATTACGACTCGCTCATCGCCAAGCTGATCGTGCAGGGCGGCGACCGCGAGGAAGCGCTTCGGCGGATGCAGCTCGCGCTCGAAACGTTTATCATCGAGGGGGTCGCGACGACGATGCCGTTCCTCGCGGTCGTGATGCAGGATCCGCAGTTCCGCGCCGGCGACGTCGACACGAAGTGGCTCGAGCGGAACTTCGACCGCCTGCGCGACGAGCTCGCGCACGCCGAGCAGGAGCGCGCGGATGCGGCGCGCGTCGAGCCCCGCGCGCTGACGCACGCCGCACGCTAA
- the aroQ gene encoding 3-dehydroquinate dehydratase, whose translation MTTAAGTPWRVAVLNGPNLNLLGTREPALYGRDTLADVERRMRALGAELGAELSFVQRNGEGELIDAVHALAGAADGAVVNAGAYGHTSLALRDALVGVAVPFVEVHVSNVHAREPERHRSALAAAAVGTVVGFGALSYELGLRGLVAALARRGPATAAATGA comes from the coding sequence GTGACGACCGCCGCCGGCACCCCGTGGCGCGTGGCCGTGCTCAACGGGCCCAACCTCAACCTCCTCGGCACGCGCGAGCCGGCGCTGTACGGGCGCGACACGCTCGCCGACGTCGAGCGCCGGATGCGCGCGCTCGGCGCGGAGTTAGGCGCAGAACTGTCGTTCGTCCAGCGGAACGGCGAGGGCGAGCTGATCGACGCCGTGCACGCCCTCGCTGGCGCGGCCGACGGCGCCGTCGTCAACGCCGGCGCGTACGGCCACACCAGCCTCGCGCTCCGCGACGCGCTCGTCGGCGTCGCGGTCCCGTTCGTGGAGGTGCACGTGAGCAACGTCCACGCGCGCGAGCCGGAGCGCCACCGGTCGGCGCTCGCGGCCGCGGCCGTCGGGACCGTCGTCGGCTTCGGCGCACTCAGCTACGAACTGGGGCTGCGCGGTCTCGTCGCCGCGCTCGCGCGACGCGGCCCCGCGACCGCGGCGGCGACCGGCGCGTGA
- the gmhA gene encoding phosphoheptose isomerase: protein MTQTSSAPAPASPVAASDVTDALRELAEVAARTADQIADDVAAAATLVRDTVRAGGTLFFCGNGGSAADAQHMATEYVVRYRRNRRAYPAVALTTDTSLLTACGNDFGFDQVFSRQVEALCGPGDLLVIHSTSGNSPNVLLAAKAAREAGTRVLALSARDGGALRELADHNVIVPTDRTDRAQELHLCIQHLICDLVEAEL from the coding sequence ATGACTCAGACCAGTTCTGCTCCCGCGCCGGCGTCGCCGGTCGCCGCCTCCGACGTGACCGACGCGCTGCGCGAGCTGGCCGAGGTGGCGGCGCGCACGGCCGACCAGATTGCCGACGACGTCGCCGCCGCGGCGACGCTCGTGCGCGACACCGTGCGGGCCGGCGGCACCCTGTTCTTTTGCGGCAACGGCGGGAGCGCGGCCGACGCGCAACACATGGCGACCGAGTACGTCGTGCGGTACCGCCGGAACCGGCGCGCGTACCCGGCGGTCGCGCTCACCACGGACACATCGCTCCTGACGGCGTGTGGGAACGACTTCGGCTTCGACCAGGTGTTCTCGCGCCAGGTCGAAGCGCTGTGCGGGCCGGGCGACCTCCTCGTCATCCACTCGACGAGCGGTAACTCGCCTAACGTGTTGCTCGCGGCGAAGGCGGCGCGCGAGGCGGGCACGCGCGTGCTCGCGCTCTCCGCGCGCGACGGCGGCGCGCTCCGCGAGCTCGCCGATCACAACGTGATCGTGCCGACCGACCGCACCGACCGCGCCCAAGAGCTGCACCTGTGCATCCAGCACCTGATCTGCGACCTCGTGGAGGCCGAGCTCTGA